A stretch of the Deferrivibrio essentukiensis genome encodes the following:
- a CDS encoding DUF1788 domain-containing protein — MNESLTSKLNCLINILKDENYFKRENIANEVPFYIFDYNPEDELEVRKTINQISESKQIKYNVEILNLYDIAINYLQENNLLEKTFEIEKKFTPEKFFTRLKSIIDPELILNKIVKISVTKEPDILILTGIGNIYPILRAHLIINKLQEKIYNKTVILMYPGTFEIIDTEGQLLLFNKLESKAFYRAFKICGGGVR, encoded by the coding sequence ATGAATGAAAGTCTTACAAGTAAGTTAAACTGTCTTATAAATATCTTAAAAGATGAAAACTACTTTAAGCGAGAAAATATTGCTAATGAAGTTCCCTTTTATATTTTCGATTATAATCCTGAAGATGAATTAGAAGTAAGAAAAACTATAAACCAGATATCTGAATCTAAACAAATTAAGTACAATGTAGAAATATTAAATCTTTATGATATTGCAATAAATTACCTACAAGAGAATAATTTATTGGAAAAAACTTTTGAAATAGAAAAAAAGTTCACTCCTGAAAAATTTTTTACTAGATTAAAGTCTATTATAGATCCTGAATTAATTCTTAATAAAATAGTGAAAATAAGTGTAACCAAAGAACCAGATATTTTGATTTTAACAGGTATTGGAAACATTTACCCTATATTAAGAGCTCATTTAATTATTAATAAATTGCAAGAAAAAATATATAACAAAACTGTCATACTTATGTATCCGGGAACTTTTGAAATAATCGACACAGAGGGGCAACTGCTATTATTTAATAAACTTGAGAGTAAAGCTTTTTACAGAGCGTTTAAAATTTGCGGGGGT